CCTCAATTAACAGAATACTTCTTACAAGCAGGTCATTGTCCTCATGATGAAGTTCCAGATCGAGTGAACGATCTGATTGGAGAATGGGTAAAAGCAAATACTTCAACTTCCCATCAGGAGTATCATTAATAGTAAAAAGACTCATCACTTCGATGCCAGGATCGGAATAATTCTACTTCCAAGTTAAAGCTGAGGCAGGTGGGATTTGGGAGCGCTTGGCAGTCGCACAGTGAAACAACTACCTGCTCCTAACTCGCTAGTGAGAGCGATCGCACCACTATGATTGTGGGCAATGTTTTGAGCGATCGCCAATCCCAATCCAAACCCCGAACCGTAAGTGCGATCGCGATTAACTCGCCAAAAGCGATCGAAGATCTGCTCAAGTCGATCGGGAGCAATCCCAATTCCGGTATCCTGTATACTCACTAAAATTTCTTTTCCCTGATGTGAAGAGAGAATCGCGATCGAGCCTCGATCTGGGGTGTAACGGAATGCATTATCAATTAAGTTGGTAAACAGACGGGTGAGTTGCACCGCATCCCCAGATACTTCCATATCCTCCAGAATTTGTCTTTGGAAATCGATTTGTTTGATTTGAGCGGGAGCGTGATAGAGTTGGGCTAGCTCTTCTAATAAAATAGAGAGATTGACTCGATCTAGCTTTGGTGGCGGTGTGTGGTCAGTTCGAGCCAAAAGTAGTAAATCTTCAGTCAGTGCCGTCATTTGTGTCGTAGCACTAGCGATCGCCCTAAATTTCTCCCCATCTGACTCCCTGATTCCTTCAGCATATTTGAGAGCCACGGCGGCATTAGTCTTAATTGCCATCAAAGGATTACGGAGTTCGTGAGAAGCATCGGCAGTAAACTGCTGAAGTCTTTGAAAGCTTCGTTCAATAGGTTCCATCGCCTGACGAGTCAGCCAAATTCCCCCTATTCCACTTAAGGCTAACGCCGTGACGACACCGATTCCCAGTCCCAAATCTAGACTTTGCAAAGTGTGATTGAGGTTTTGAGTTGATTCACTAACTCGCGTATAGCCAATAAATATGCCAGTGTCGCGATCTTTGACTAGGATAGTCATACTTTTAGCCGGATAAGGGTTGCTTTGAGTTTGAATTGGTATTTTTGGGTTAAATGGCAGCTTTAAAACATAATCTCCCTGTTGTGCCAGAAAGTTTCCTTTAGTGTTAAACCATTGAATCCCTTGCTCAGAACTCACCAATGTTTCATCATCGATTTCTACATTTCCATCGACAAGCTCAAGTTCCAATGCCGCAGATCTAGCCAAAGTTTTCAGCCTATCTACCAGTTGCAAATCGAGGCTGTGAGCGAAGGTAATACGAACTGCGATCGCAAACACTCCTAAAATAGCAGCCAAGACTGACAAATAAGAGAACAAAAGCCGATAGCGAATCGCCTGAAACATAAGTTAGTTAATTTGGTGGCTAGAGATAGCTATAAGCTGCCTTTGCATTTAATTTGGTAGTTGAGACACACGGAGACACGGAGACGGTTTGAGAACGATTGAGCTAATTGAAAAATCTATTATTTAGCTGCGTAGCAGCTTATTATTCAAAATCTTGGACAAAACGAT
Above is a genomic segment from Merismopedia glauca CCAP 1448/3 containing:
- a CDS encoding sensor histidine kinase, giving the protein MFQAIRYRLLFSYLSVLAAILGVFAIAVRITFAHSLDLQLVDRLKTLARSAALELELVDGNVEIDDETLVSSEQGIQWFNTKGNFLAQQGDYVLKLPFNPKIPIQTQSNPYPAKSMTILVKDRDTGIFIGYTRVSESTQNLNHTLQSLDLGLGIGVVTALALSGIGGIWLTRQAMEPIERSFQRLQQFTADASHELRNPLMAIKTNAAVALKYAEGIRESDGEKFRAIASATTQMTALTEDLLLLARTDHTPPPKLDRVNLSILLEELAQLYHAPAQIKQIDFQRQILEDMEVSGDAVQLTRLFTNLIDNAFRYTPDRGSIAILSSHQGKEILVSIQDTGIGIAPDRLEQIFDRFWRVNRDRTYGSGFGLGLAIAQNIAHNHSGAIALTSELGAGSCFTVRLPSAPKSHLPQL